GAAGCGCGGCCTCAAGCCAGCCGCGTACCGGCTGCTCACCGGTCTGGGGCTCCGGCGGACGCTGCGTGCCGGTGTCCGCGCTCGGCGTGAGCGGCCCCGGAGGCAGCCAGCCGGTGCCGGTCTCGACCGGGGGATCGTCGAACGAACCGAAGGTGAAGCTGTCGGTGTCGTCGCTGACGGCCTGCTGCTCCTTGGCCGGCTCCTGCGACTCGCCGAACGCGCCGCCACCCCGGGACGCGCCGGGGGACCCGAACGCTCCGCCACCGGACGGCGCGGGCCGGTCGGCGAACGCGCCGAGACCGCGGGACGACTCACCGAAGGCGCCACCTGAGGGCCGCTCCTGCGTGCCGCGGTCACCGAGCGCGCCGCCGGCCGGCCGCTCGCCGAAGCCACCGCTGGAGCGCTCCCCGAAGGCGCCGCCGGACGACGGCGTCTGCCGCTCGCCGAACGGGCCGCCGCCGGTGCGTTCACCGGGGGTGGGCTGTTCGCCGGTGCTCGTCCGTGACAGCGGCTCGGACGCCGCGGTGATCGGCGCGGAGAACGGCTCCGGCTCCGCCGGTTCCGGTGCGGAGAACGGCTCGGGTTCCGCGGGTTTCCGCGGGTGAGCGGTGTCGGCGGCGGCGCGCAGCAGCGGTGACGACGACGCGGGTGGCCCGCTCGGGATGTGGGCCCAGGGGTCCTTGGGGTACGGCGAGGCCGCGGCCTCCTCCGGGGTGACGGCGTCGGAGAGGGAGTCGTCCTCGTTCTCCTTGATGGCGTCAAGCCAGGCGAGTTGCTCCTCCAGGGAATGAGGATCCTCGCGATCGTGTCTTGCCACCGTGTTCCCCCTCGGGACTGGGCTAAAGGGGCAGCAAATAGAATGAAGATTACCGCCCGCTATCACACGCAACGCGGTCAACCGCCGATCTCGCTACCCGGATAGTTTGGGCACATGCACGCGATCGTCGTCACCGAGCCGGGCGGACCCGAGGTACTGGAGTGGCGTGAGGTGCCAGAGCCCCGCCCCGGGCCTGGCGAACTGGTCATCACTGTGGCCGCCGCCGGGCTCAACCGCGCCGACCTTCTGCAGCGGCAGGGCTTCTACCCGCCGCCGCCAGGCGCCTCCTCTGTGCTGGGGCTGGAATGCTCCGGGGTGGTCACCGAGATCGGTGAGAACGTCATGGGGTTCGCACCCGGCGACGAGGTGTGCGCGTTGCTCGCCGGCGGTGGCTACGCGGAGAAGGTCGTGGTGCCGTGGGAGCAGGTGCTGCCGGCCCCTGAGGGGGTCCCGCTCGTCGAGGCCGCCGCGCTGCCTGAGGTCGCGTGCACCGTGTGGTCCAACGTCTTCATGGCGGCGCGGCTGCGCCGTGGCGAGACGCTGCTGGTGCACGGCGGCGGTGGCGGCATCGGCACGTTCGCGCTCCAGCTCGCCAAGGCCTTCGGTTCACGGGTGGCGGTCACGACCGGCGGCCCCGAGAAGGCCGCGCGGTGCCGCGAGCTCGGCGCCGACCAGGTGATCGACTACCGCGAGGAGGACTTCGCCGAGCTGGTCGAGGCGGACGTGATCCTCGACGTGATCGGCGCGAAGTACCTGAGCAGGAACCTCAAGGCGCTGAACAGCGGGGGCCGGCTCGTGGTGATCGGCATGCAAGGCGGCACCAAGGGAGAGCTCGATCTCGGCGTGCTGACCGGCAAGCGGGCCACCGTCATCGGCACCCGGCTGCGTGACCGGCCGGTCGCGGAGAAGGGGACGATCGTGCGCGGGGTCCGCGACAACGTCTGGCCGCTGGTGGCGGCCGGAGCCGTACGGCCGGTGGTCGACACGATCGTCCCGATGGAGGAGGCGGCGCGGGCCCACCGCCTGATGGAATCCGGTTCCCACATCGGGAAAGTCCTGTTGGCGAGGTGAGCTAGGTTGAGTTTCATGAATGCTGAGGAGAGCAAGCCGCACATCCTGGTCGTGGGCCCGCAGGGCCTGTCGGTCGAGGGGCAGGGTGACGAGCCCGAGGAGCGGCCGGTCGCCGAGCTGGTGGAACAGCCGGCCAAAGTGATGCGGATCGGCAGCATGATCCGGCAGCTCCTCGAAGAGGTGCGGGCGGCCCCCCTGGACGAGGCGAGCCGCAAACGGCTCAAGGACATCCATGCCAGCTCCATCAAGGAGCTTGAGGACGGCCTGGCGCCTGAGCTCGTGGAAGAGCTCGAGCGCCTCTCTTTGCCGTTCGCGGACGGCGAAGGCAGCCCGACGCCGAGCGACGCCGAGCTGCGTGTGGCGCACGCTCAGCTCGTCGGGTGGCTCGAAGGCCTCTTCCACGGCATCCAGACCACGTTGTTCGCGCAGCAGATGGCCGCACGCGCTCAGCTGGAGCAGATGCGGCGCGCGCTGCCGGGTGGCGTGTCCCAGGGTGAGGAGCAACCCCACCGCTCCTCCGGCCCTTATCTGTGAGCCTGTAAGCCTTTGCGGCTGCGCGGCCGGCTCCGAGACGGCCGCACCCCGGCGTCGCCGGTGCCGAAGGCCGCTCAGGGCCGTTCAGGCGGTGTCACGCCGAAGAGCCGTTCGAGTACGGCGGCCACACCGTCCTCGTCGTTCGCCGCCGTCACGTGGGTGACGGCGGCGAGCACGTCCGGATGCGCGTTGGCCACGGCGTAGGCCGTGCCGGCCCAGCTCAGCATGGGGAGATCGTTCGGCATGTCGCCGAACGCCACCACGTCCGCCTGGCCGATCATGTGGCGGCCCGCCAGCCGCGCCAACGCCGTCGCCTTGGTGACGCCGTGCGCGCTCATCTCGATCAGGGCCCGTCCGCTGGAGTGCGTGGCGGTGAGCAGATCGCCGACGACCTCCTCGACGCGCAGGTGCAGCAGATCGGGGTCCATGTCGTTGTGGAAGGCCAGCAGCTTGGCGCAGGGCCGTGAGGTGAGGGTCGAGACCCCGACCCGCAGGCCTGAGGTCTCCTGCCTGTCCCAGCGGCCGAGCCCGAAGCCGCTCTCGTGCGCGAAGCCGCCTTCGTACTCCACCGAGAAGCTCAGGCCGGGGAGCCGCTCGCGCAGCCGTCCCACCGCCTCGGTGAGCACTTCGGCCTCGATCAGGTGGGACTCGACGATGCGTTCGGTGTGCAGGTCGTAGACCAGTGCCCCGTTGGCGCAGATCGCGAGACCGCGGTGGCGCACCGCACCCGCCACGGTGGCCATCCAGCGTGGCGGCCTGCCTGTGACGAACACGAGCTTCGCGCCGGCCTCCTCCACGCGCGCGAACGCCGCCGCGGTGCGCGGGGAGACGCTGCCGTCCGAGCGCAGGGCGGTGCCGTCCAGGTCGGTGGCGACGAGTCTGGGGCTGACCATAACAAGCTCCAGTTTGCCTCCCCCTGGCGGTGCGGCCACCACCGGAGTCCCGGAAAAGAATCTCGCGTGAGGGGGAACAAAGGCTCTCCGATAGTGTTAGATGTGGTGGCGTTGTATTAGCTGAACCCGATGTGCAGAACCAGCTTGACTGTCTGAGCGGCCCCGGGTAGCTGTGCGACACAACCCGGGGTTCGCGAGGTGTGAACCCCCAGATCAATCGCAGGGAGAGCTTTAATGGCTCAGGGAACCGTCAAGTGGTTCAACGCCGAGAAGGGCTACGGCTTCATCGCTCCGGACGATGACGCTCCGGATGTGTTCGTGCACTTCTCCGAGATCGTAGGCAGCGGCTACCGTAGCCTCGAAGACGGCCAGCGTGTCGAGTTCGAGGTCACACAGGGGCAGAAGGGCCCGCAGGCGTCGCAGGTCCGCGCCGTCTGACCACTGACACACAGTAGGCGGAGTTCGCGTTTACGCGACCTCCGCCTTTGTGTTCCATAGGGCGCACTAACTACGGAAAGTGGACATAAGTCAACATAACTCTCAGGGAGTGGCCGCTTACCGGAGAACACCTGGATAAGCGGCCGAGCCTCCCTGGGCTGACCGGCCGGTCGAACAGTTACTTGACCGGTTCCAGAACGTCCAGCCCGACGTACGGCCGCAGCGCCTGCGGCACCACCACCGAGCCGTCGGCCTGCTGGTGGTTCTCCAGGATCGCGACGATCCACCGGGTCGTCGCGAGCGTGCCGTTGAGCGTGGCGACGTGCCGCGGCTTCTCCTCGCCGTCCCGGTAACGCACCGACAGCCGGCGGGCCTGGAACTCGGTGCAGTTGGACGTCGAGGTCAGCTCCAGATAGCGGTTCTGCGTCGGCAGCCACGCCTCGCAGTCGAACTTGCGCGCCGCCGACGAGCCGAGGTCACCCGTCGCCACGTCGATCACGCGGTACGGCAACTCGGCCTTGGCGAGCATCTCGCGCTCCCACGCCAGCAGCCGCGCGTGCTCCTCCTGCGACTCCTCGGGCCGGCAGTAGGAGAACATCTCGACCTTGTCGAACTGGTGCACCCGGATGATGCCCCGCGTGTCCTTGCCGTACGAGCCGGCCTCGCGGCGGAAGCACGAGGACCACCCGGCGTACCGCAGCGGCAGCGACCGGCCGTCCAGGATCTCGTTCCAGTGGTAGGCCGCCAGCGGGGCCTCGGACGTGCCGACGAGGTACAGGTCGTCGGCCTCCAGGCGGTACACCTCGGAGGCGTGCGCGCCGAGGAAGCCGGTGCCGGCCATCGCCTCGGGCTTCAGCAGCACCGGGGTGATCATGGGGGTGAAGCCGGCCTCGATCGCCTGCTGCATCGCCATGTTGAGCAGGCCGAGCTGCAACCGTGCGCCGACACCCTTGAGGAAGAAGAAACGGGCACCTGAGACCTTGGCGCCGCGCTCGGTGTCGATGGCGCCGAGCATCTCGCCGAGCTCCAGATGGTCGCGCGGCGTGAACCCGAAGCTCGGACGCTCCCCGACCTCCTCAAGGACGACGTAATCGTCCTCGCCGCCGACCGGGGCGGCCTGCTCGACGATGTTGGGGACGCTCATCGACAACGAGTCCAGCTCGCGGCCGAGCCGCTCGGACTCGGCCTCGGCACCCTTCACACCGGCGGCGAGCTCCTTGGCGCGGGCCAGCAGTGCGGCGCGCTCGTCACCTGAGGACGTGGACACCGACTTGCCGACGCTCTTCTGCTCGGCGCGCAGCGCCTCGTAGCCGCTCAGAGCGGAGCGGCGGCGCTCCTCAAGGTCGAGCAGCGTGTCGACGACGGAATCGTCCTCACCGCGGGCACGCTGCGACGCCCGTAGCCGGTCGGGGTCCTCACGAAGGGTACGCAGGTCAATCACACGACAAAGGCTACCGAGGTTCGCGGCGCTCCCGCGCGCGGAAACCCGGCACCGGGGTCACACGCGACCCGAACGCACCCACGCCAGCCAGTCGGCCGCCTCGGCGAACTCGGCGTTCGACGTGCCGTTCCTCGGCTCAGGGGACAGCCGGTCGGCCCGCGGATAACTACCGAGGAACCGGACGTCCGACGACAGCCGGTGCAGGCCGGACAGCGCCTCGCCGACCCTCGCGTCGGCGACGTGGCCCTCGGCGTCGAAGTGGAAGAAATACCGGCCGATGCCGTCACCGGTGGGACGAGACTCGATGCGGGTCAGGTTGACGCCGCGCACCGCGAACTCACTCAGCATCTCCAGCAGAGCACCCGGGTGGTCGTCGTTGAGGAACGCCACCAGTGACGTGCGGTCGGCCCCCGTCGGCTCAGGCAGCGGCCCCGGAGGGGCGACCTTCACGAAACGGGTCACCGTGTCGTCCCGGTCGCCGATGCGTGAGGCCAGCTCCACCAGACCGTAGTGCTCCCCCGCGATCGCCGGGCCGACCGCCGCGTCGTACGGCGAACCCGGCATGGACACCTCCATCGCGGCACCCGCCGTCGACGGCGCGGCGACCACCACCGCGTCCGGCAACTCACGTGCGAGGAAGCCCCGGCACTGGGTGATCGCGGCCGGGTGCGTGTAGACCCGCTTGATCTGCGGCATCTCGGTCCCGGGCCTCGCGAGCAGCGAGAACTCGACCGGCAGCAGGACCTCGGCCGAGATCAGCAGCGGCTCCCCCCAGGCCAGCTCGTCGAGCGTGACCGTGATGGCCCCCTCGACGGAGTTCTCCAACGGCACGACCGCCGCCATGGCCTCGCCACCCCGCGCGGCCTCGAGGGCCGCCGTGACGTTCGCGCAGGGCAGACCCTCGGCGTCCGGCGCGAGGATCCGCAGCGCGGCCTCGCAGAAGGTGCCCTCCGGGCCGAGGTAGGCGAGTTTCTGCATAACAGCAGGTTACCGGCCGGCACCACCACCACACGCGGGAATTACGTCCACCACCCCTCCGAGCCGTGGCCAACCGGGGTCCCGTCCCCCGACCCCACCCCTTCCCTACGGCCGCACAACGGCGCGGCACCCGTCCCCACCGCCACCCGGTAGCACCACGGTGCGGCACCCGTCCCCGCCGTCCTGTCGCCAGGAAGCGTGGTCCGATGGCCGCGGCGACTCCTACGCCTGCGACGCTCCAGGCCGTTCCTGGACGGGGGAACCGGGGATCGGTGACATCACTTCCTGTCCCGTCGGTTCCCTTTCCTTCGTACGCCGGATGAGGAGCCACAGCAGGACGAGCGCGCCGAGGCCGAAGGCGTCCTGAACGATCCGGCCGGCGACCGGGCTGAGCACCGGGATCTCGGCCGCACGGAGCGCCACCCCCCACCACGGGATCGGCACCACGTAGTAGAGCCAGGCCCCCGCCGCGAGCCAGAGCCGTCCCGGCCGTACCCTGCCGTCCCAGGGCCCCGCGAGGGCCGCCAGCACGACCACCACCCAGGCGAAGTGGTGGATCCACGCCACCGGCGAGATCAGCACGGCCATCAGCCCGGTCAGCGCCACCGCCGTCAGCCGGTCCCCCGCGAGCAGGGCCCGCCGCGCGTACGTGAACCCGTACCAGGCGACCACGGCCGCCAGGACCAGCCACAGTCCCGCCGTGACCCCGTCCGGCAGATAGAGGCGCAACAGCATGCCGCGGATCGACTGGTTGGTGGTGGCGTTGTTGGCCCCGAGCCGTTCGGAGTCCAGCAGCGCGCCGAACCAGAACCCCGCCGCGTCGTCCGGGATCACCAGGAACGGGAGCGCGGTCAGCAGCGTCGCCGTGAACACGGCCATGAAGAACGCCTTGCGCTGCTCGTCCCTGCCCCCCGTCCCGAAGCCCGTGATCAGCAGATAGATCAGGAAAACCCCAGGCGTCAGCTTGACCGCCGTGGCCAGCCCGATCAGCAACCCCCGAGGCCACCAAGGCCGCCGCGCCATGCAATCGGCCACACACAACATCACCAACAGGACGTCCACCTGCCCGAACCGCACCTGGTCCCTGACCGGCATCAGATAGGCCGCCAGCACCACCACCCCCGCCACCGCCAGCGGCATTCCCCACCCAAGCCGCGAAACCACCTCACGACAGCAGTACCAGACCGTCACCCCGAGACAGAGAAAAACCCCCGCGATCCACCCCCACTGCGCCACCGGCCACGACACCAAACCCAACGGCACGGCCAGCATCGCCGCCACCGGCGGATACGTGAACGGCAACAACTGCGGCGCCGGCGTGACCACCTCGTACACCGGCACCCCTTGAAGCAGCGCCAGCCCTCCCATCCGATACACATCAAGATCAACAACCCGCTGATCCCCCGGATTGGACAGCCAGTACCAGACCACCGGCCAAACAGCCACCCCAACCCCCAGCACCCCTCCGAAGAGGGACGCCATCCACCTCCCACCATGTCTCACGACGACGCAGGCTACCCTGCCGCAACCAGCCGACCGAACCACGACCTCCACCGGCACCCCCTCCGTACAGAGGCGCCGGATTCGCCAGCCCGGTTCCCCATCGCGTCGGCGCCGCCGTACGGCGGGGAACGGTCGATATCCACAGCGGGTCGGTCGTCCACAGGTGCGCGCCGCCTGGTCTTCGGCGGGATCGGCGCTGGCTATCGTTACCGGGGACGGTGGCCGTCCGATCCCACGGGCCGCCGACGGTCACGAGTGGGGGGGAGTCCCTGTGAGCACGCGAGCGCCGGTCAGGCCGTTGGGTGGTCGGCTCGTGTGTGTGCTGATCGCGCTCGGGGTCCTCGTTCTCGGGCTTCTGCCTCTCACCGCGGCGCGGGGGTCGGTGCGGCAGGCGGCCGGGGGGCAGGTGGTGCTGATCGGGGTGCCGGGGTTGCGGTGGGAGGACGTCGACCGGGGGCGGACGCCGGTGTTGTGGGGGTTGGTGGGGAAGGCGGGGGTGGCCTCGATGTCGACGCGGGCCTACCCTCGGCCGGATCGCGCGGGGACGTGTCCGGTGGCGGGGTGGCTCACCGTGTCGGCGGGGCAGAGAGCGGGGTCGGCGGCGCAGGAGTGTGCCTTGCCGGTGCCGCCGGTCGCTGGTTCGGACGGGACGGCTCGCGTGCCGGGGTGGGACGAGTTGGTGTCGTTCAACGCGGCCACGTCCTACGGTGCGGCGGTCGGGTCGCTCGGCCAGGCTGTCCGGGACTCGGGGGGGAAGGTCGCGGCGATCGGGGCGGGAGGGGCCCTGGCGGGGGCCGGCCGGGACGGGAAGGTCGACGCTTACGCGCCGGATGTCGCGGGGCTCGGTGATCTGAGCCGGTTCTCGCTGGTCGTCGCGGATGTCGACGACTTCGCACGTGCCTGGCTGGCGACGGCGTCCGCGGGGGCGACGGCTCGGGATCTGTCCCCGCAGGAGCGTGCCGACGCCGCGGCGCGGGCCGACCGGCGGGCCGGTGAGGTGCTCGCGCGGGTGGCGCCGGGAACGACCGTGCTGGTGGCCGGGCTCTCCGACACGGCCACCAGAGCGGAGTTGCATGTGGCGCTGGCCCGGGGTTCGGGGTACGCGCCGGGGTATCTCACGGCGTCGTCCACGCGGCAGGACGGGCTGGTCACGATCACCGATGTCACGGCGACGGTGCTGGAGCGGCTCGGGGTGCCGGTACCGCGAGGCATGGTGGGACGGCCCTGGGTCTCGGGTGGGGACGCGGCCGATGATGCGGCGGGGATCGTCACGCGGCTCGGGGACGCCGATCTGGCGAGCAGGGTGCTGGTCCAGGTGCGTGCGCCTTTCTTCGCGGTGCTGGTGGTCGCGCAGTTGCTGTTCTACGGCCTGGCGGCGGTCGTGGTGCGCAGACACGGGGGCGGCGCGGCCGTGGTGCGCGGACACGAAGGTGACGCGGCCGTGGTGCGCGGACACGGGGGTGGGGCGGCGCGGCGGCTGCTCGGGTGGACGCGGGGGCTGGCGGTGGTGAGCGGTGCGGTGCCGGTGTCCACGTTTCTTGCGCAGCTTGTGCCGTGGTGGACGGCGGAGCGGCCCATGGCGTCGCTGATCGGGACGATCGCGGGGTTCACGGTGCTCGTGGCAGGAGTGGCGTTCGCGGGTCCGTGGCGCAGGCATGTGCTGGGGCCGTTGACGGTCGTGGCAGGCGTCACGTCGCTCACGCTGCTGCTCGACGTGATCACCGGCTCGCGGCTCCAGGTGAACGCGGTCACCGGGTACGAGCCCGTCACCGGCGGCCGGTTCTACGGCTTCGGCAACATCGCGTTCGCCGTCTACGCCACGGGGACGATCCTCGCGCTCGCCGGAGCGGCGCAGGCCCTGATCGACCGGGGTCGCCGTGGCGTCGCACTGGCGCTCTGCCTCGTGTACGGCCTGCTCGCGGTCTTCGCGGACGGCTGGCCCTCCTGGGGGGCCGACTTCGGCGGGGTCCCCGCGTTCGTGCTCGGCCTTGCGGTCTTCGTGATGATGCTGTCCGGCCGTCGCGTCACGGTGAGCAGGCTGGCCCTGGTGGCGGCGGCCGGTGTCGTGCTGATCGGCGCGATCGCGGTGGCCGACTGGATGAGGCCGGCCGACCGCCGGACCCACCTCGGCGCGTTCGTGGACCAGGTCGCCTCAGGTGAGGCGCTCCCCGTGGTGGGCCGCAAGCTCGGCGCGATGCTCGGCACCCTCGGCAACTGGCAACTCACCGCACTGTCGGTGGCCGCCATCGCGTTCCTGTTCCTCGTGCTGGCCCGGCCGTCCCGCTGGGGGGTGTCCGCGCTCGGCGAGGCCTACGCCGCGGCCCCCGCGCTGCGCGCCGGCCTGTTCGGTGTGCTCACCACCGCCGTGGCCGGTTTCCTGCTCAACGACTCCGGCATCGCCATCCCGGCCATGGCCCTCACCGTGGCCGTCCCCCTCACCCTCGCGGCCTCGATCGCCGCCGTCCACCGGTCCGCACGGCCCACACCACCAGAGCGACCGTCAGCCCCAGCAGGATCCACGGCACCACCTGGCCGCGCACCACGGTGACCAGCCAGCCGAGGTCGGCCGGTTGCTCCTGCTGCCGTGCCGGCAGGTAGGCCAGCGACAGCACGGTGACCCGCGCGACCATGAACCCGTCCAGGGCCGTCGCGGGAACGGTCGCGAGAAGCGCGAAGGCCAGCCCGTCGTACCACGGCAACGCGTACGGCGTGGCGAACAGCCACGCCACCACGACCACCACCGCCACCAACCCGCCGCCGAGGCCACCACTGGGGCCGCCGGACGTGCCGGCCGCCTGAGTACGACCCGTCCACGCGCCGGACACACCGGCCCGGCCCGCGGCGTACCCCGGTGCGGCCGGGTCCCGAGGTGGCCGCAGTGCCAGGAACAGGGCCGTGGCGAGGGCCACGAGGGTCAGCAGGGACGCGGCCTGGATCCAGGAGCGGTAGGCGCCGGAGCCGAAGAGGAGTTGGAGTGCGCGCTGGGCCAGGTGCCAAGGGGTGGCCCAGGAGATGGACTTGCTGGCATGGAGAATCTGGTCGAGCGAGTTGGGGCCGGCGAGCAGGTACGCGACCACGACCGTCGCCATGGCCGTACCGGCCACGACGAGCAGCTTGAACGGGGAACGGCGCAGGTCCCAGGCGGTGCCGAGCGCGACCAGGCCCGCGTTGGCCTTGGTGGCGATACCGAGGCCGAGCAGCGGTCCGGCGGTCCACCAGCGGTGCCCGCGCGCGGTGAGCAGCGCAGCGGTCACGAACACGATGGCCTGGGTGTCGACGTGCATGCCGGCGACGAGCTGGTAGAGGACGAGCGGATTCACCGTCCAGAGCAATGCCGCACGGGTCTGGCGTGAACGGCCACCATCGGCGCGAGTCTGGGGAGACCGATCGCCATCGAGGCGGAGCTTGTGCGAATGGTCGCCATCGGCACGGAGCTGGGAAGGCCGGTCTTCGTCGGCGCGGGTCTGGCGGGACCGGTCTCCACCGGTCAGGTGGTGCAGGAGTAGCGCTGTGACGAGGAACGCGGCGACGTTGGCCAGTGCCAGTACGAAGACCGTGAAGCGGACGGACTCTCCCCCGACCAGGCTCGCCAGGGCCTGCACGGCGGTCGCCAGGGGGCCGTAGAGGCTGGGCTCCTCACGCCAGGGACGCTCCACCGCGTCGGCGACGGGATCTCCAGGCAGATCGACGGCCCCGGTCGCGTAAGGATCGTGGCCGAGCACCACCATGCGGCCGTACGACGCGTAGTTGAGGTGGTCGGCCGACCCCGAAGGCGGCAGGAAGGCGAGCAGCCCGGCGGCGAGGCACCCGCAGACCAGCAGGCGCCGGGGGTCGGGCCTCCAGCCACGGCGCACCGCGAGCAGCCCCGCACCGAGCCCGGCCCCGCCGAGCACGATCGCCACGGCCTCAAGCCCGATGACCAGGTGTCCGCTCGGCCGGATCCCGAGCGAGAACGGTGGATGCCACCACACCCCGGCAAGCCCCGGCACCACGGCCGAGGCCCCGAGCAGGCCGATGACCACGGTGAGCGCGATCGACACCCCGATGCCCCAGAGAGCCACCCGGCCCGTCACGACCGCGCCTGCGTCACCGGAGGCCGGGCCGTCACCGGCCGGCACCGTCACTGTCCGGCTCGCAGCATGGCCGGCGTCCCCTTTCACGGCACGATTCCAGCACATCCGCACTGCTCGGCGTGCCGCCGAGTGTGACCGGGCCGGGAGGTGCCGGTCAGTGACGGGAAGTGGGGAGGAGGGTCGTCAGGGGGGTGCGGCGGGCCAGGGCCAGGGTCACGTCGCGGTATTGGCGAGCGCGGTGGAGTTGGGAGTGCCAGTCGGTGCCGGTGGCGCGGTGGGTCATCTCGACCTCGACCTCTTGGACGCGGAAGCCTTTGCGTAGCAGATCGATGGTCATGGCGGTTTCCACGCCGAAGCCTTGCGCCAGGGGGCGGGCCGCCTCGAAGGCGGCTCGGGTCAGGCAGCGCTGGCCGTTGAGGGGTTGTGCGGCCTCCCAGCCGACGGCTCTGCGGATGCCTTCTCTGGCCAGGCGGACGACGAAGCCGTGGCCGCCGAGTTTGACGCGGGTGACGAAGTTCGCGATGGTCAGGTCGGCCTCACCGGCGACCACGGGAGCGACGAGTGGCGCGGCGGCGGCCGCGGTCCCGGCGAGGTCTGCGTCGAGGAAGAGCAGATGGCGAGGCTCTCCTTCGTCGAACAGCCGCGCGGCCTCGGCGCCGCTCTCCATGGCGGCGGCCTTGCCGCGGTTGCGTCCGTGCCGCACGACCCGTGCCCCGGCCGCCTTGGCGACCTTGCCGGTGGTGTCCGCCGAGCCGTCGTCCACGACCACGACGAGCTCAACACCGGGGATCGTGAGCGCGGCCGCGACCGTGGCGCCGACCCGGTCCGCCTCGTCCTTGGCCGGGATGACCACAGCGACCCCGCGCCGGCCCTGCGGACCGCTCATGACCCCGCCCTCCTCGTGCTCCCGCACCACCCCGCATCGATCGCGAGGCCCGCCCTCACCGTACCGGCCCCGGCCCGTTCCGAGCCCGGGAAACAACGACGCCGGCCACGCTGGGGACGTCAGGCGTGGTCGGCAGACGGACGGGACGGTCGTGA
The window above is part of the Sphaerisporangium rubeum genome. Proteins encoded here:
- a CDS encoding HAD family hydrolase, which produces MVSPRLVATDLDGTALRSDGSVSPRTAAAFARVEEAGAKLVFVTGRPPRWMATVAGAVRHRGLAICANGALVYDLHTERIVESHLIEAEVLTEAVGRLRERLPGLSFSVEYEGGFAHESGFGLGRWDRQETSGLRVGVSTLTSRPCAKLLAFHNDMDPDLLHLRVEEVVGDLLTATHSSGRALIEMSAHGVTKATALARLAGRHMIGQADVVAFGDMPNDLPMLSWAGTAYAVANAHPDVLAAVTHVTAANDEDGVAAVLERLFGVTPPERP
- a CDS encoding NAD(P)H-quinone oxidoreductase; the protein is MHAIVVTEPGGPEVLEWREVPEPRPGPGELVITVAAAGLNRADLLQRQGFYPPPPGASSVLGLECSGVVTEIGENVMGFAPGDEVCALLAGGGYAEKVVVPWEQVLPAPEGVPLVEAAALPEVACTVWSNVFMAARLRRGETLLVHGGGGGIGTFALQLAKAFGSRVAVTTGGPEKAARCRELGADQVIDYREEDFAELVEADVILDVIGAKYLSRNLKALNSGGRLVVIGMQGGTKGELDLGVLTGKRATVIGTRLRDRPVAEKGTIVRGVRDNVWPLVAAGAVRPVVDTIVPMEEAARAHRLMESGSHIGKVLLAR
- a CDS encoding glycosyltransferase 87 family protein, whose protein sequence is MTGRVALWGIGVSIALTVVIGLLGASAVVPGLAGVWWHPPFSLGIRPSGHLVIGLEAVAIVLGGAGLGAGLLAVRRGWRPDPRRLLVCGCLAAGLLAFLPPSGSADHLNYASYGRMVVLGHDPYATGAVDLPGDPVADAVERPWREEPSLYGPLATAVQALASLVGGESVRFTVFVLALANVAAFLVTALLLHHLTGGDRSRQTRADEDRPSQLRADGDHSHKLRLDGDRSPQTRADGGRSRQTRAALLWTVNPLVLYQLVAGMHVDTQAIVFVTAALLTARGHRWWTAGPLLGLGIATKANAGLVALGTAWDLRRSPFKLLVVAGTAMATVVVAYLLAGPNSLDQILHASKSISWATPWHLAQRALQLLFGSGAYRSWIQAASLLTLVALATALFLALRPPRDPAAPGYAAGRAGVSGAWTGRTQAAGTSGGPSGGLGGGLVAVVVVVAWLFATPYALPWYDGLAFALLATVPATALDGFMVARVTVLSLAYLPARQQEQPADLGWLVTVVRGQVVPWILLGLTVALVVWAVRTGGRRRSRPRG
- a CDS encoding glycosyltransferase 87 family protein — encoded protein: MGGLALLQGVPVYEVVTPAPQLLPFTYPPVAAMLAVPLGLVSWPVAQWGWIAGVFLCLGVTVWYCCREVVSRLGWGMPLAVAGVVVLAAYLMPVRDQVRFGQVDVLLVMLCVADCMARRPWWPRGLLIGLATAVKLTPGVFLIYLLITGFGTGGRDEQRKAFFMAVFTATLLTALPFLVIPDDAAGFWFGALLDSERLGANNATTNQSIRGMLLRLYLPDGVTAGLWLVLAAVVAWYGFTYARRALLAGDRLTAVALTGLMAVLISPVAWIHHFAWVVVVLAALAGPWDGRVRPGRLWLAAGAWLYYVVPIPWWGVALRAAEIPVLSPVAGRIVQDAFGLGALVLLWLLIRRTKEREPTGQEVMSPIPGSPVQERPGASQA
- the serS gene encoding serine--tRNA ligase → MIDLRTLREDPDRLRASQRARGEDDSVVDTLLDLEERRRSALSGYEALRAEQKSVGKSVSTSSGDERAALLARAKELAAGVKGAEAESERLGRELDSLSMSVPNIVEQAAPVGGEDDYVVLEEVGERPSFGFTPRDHLELGEMLGAIDTERGAKVSGARFFFLKGVGARLQLGLLNMAMQQAIEAGFTPMITPVLLKPEAMAGTGFLGAHASEVYRLEADDLYLVGTSEAPLAAYHWNEILDGRSLPLRYAGWSSCFRREAGSYGKDTRGIIRVHQFDKVEMFSYCRPEESQEEHARLLAWEREMLAKAELPYRVIDVATGDLGSSAARKFDCEAWLPTQNRYLELTSTSNCTEFQARRLSVRYRDGEEKPRHVATLNGTLATTRWIVAILENHQQADGSVVVPQALRPYVGLDVLEPVK
- a CDS encoding glycosyltransferase family 2 protein, producing MSGPQGRRGVAVVIPAKDEADRVGATVAAALTIPGVELVVVVDDGSADTTGKVAKAAGARVVRHGRNRGKAAAMESGAEAARLFDEGEPRHLLFLDADLAGTAAAAAPLVAPVVAGEADLTIANFVTRVKLGGHGFVVRLAREGIRRAVGWEAAQPLNGQRCLTRAAFEAARPLAQGFGVETAMTIDLLRKGFRVQEVEVEMTHRATGTDWHSQLHRARQYRDVTLALARRTPLTTLLPTSRH
- a CDS encoding bacterial proteasome activator family protein codes for the protein MNAEESKPHILVVGPQGLSVEGQGDEPEERPVAELVEQPAKVMRIGSMIRQLLEEVRAAPLDEASRKRLKDIHASSIKELEDGLAPELVEELERLSLPFADGEGSPTPSDAELRVAHAQLVGWLEGLFHGIQTTLFAQQMAARAQLEQMRRALPGGVSQGEEQPHRSSGPYL
- a CDS encoding cold-shock protein; translated protein: MAQGTVKWFNAEKGYGFIAPDDDAPDVFVHFSEIVGSGYRSLEDGQRVEFEVTQGQKGPQASQVRAV
- the pheA gene encoding prephenate dehydratase, with the protein product MQKLAYLGPEGTFCEAALRILAPDAEGLPCANVTAALEAARGGEAMAAVVPLENSVEGAITVTLDELAWGEPLLISAEVLLPVEFSLLARPGTEMPQIKRVYTHPAAITQCRGFLARELPDAVVVAAPSTAGAAMEVSMPGSPYDAAVGPAIAGEHYGLVELASRIGDRDDTVTRFVKVAPPGPLPEPTGADRTSLVAFLNDDHPGALLEMLSEFAVRGVNLTRIESRPTGDGIGRYFFHFDAEGHVADARVGEALSGLHRLSSDVRFLGSYPRADRLSPEPRNGTSNAEFAEAADWLAWVRSGRV